From Corvus moneduloides isolate bCorMon1 chromosome 2, bCorMon1.pri, whole genome shotgun sequence, one genomic window encodes:
- the LOC116439410 gene encoding TRPM8 channel-associated factor 2-like isoform X1 — MLAFSPPGRSVLEMNPCATYERLVDGVRPWDFTGGFVPCELLLVGEDAYPVLLSAKKQVLIAVSHYGKGHMVVVSHEGILKDPKFSQFLRNAVEWLKPCPEALVGVHPKLDSLSQVLLGAGTRVQAGAEPSPSMGVFCMDAYDSSQAKGIVEFVKGGGGLLVGGQAWYWASRHGKEKVLFEFPGNQVTSVAGVYFTGNAVEKGVFKVAKKIPKIPLVVPHQANLSLDAESLLRGVSELDLTTGGIPSTLLVHGALSFPLCLDSSHRCLLAAARYGRGRVLLATHESQLFSPKLARFLLNAVSWLDAGRKGLVGVDPRLKTLCGLLSQAEVKSQVSQLAGGFSVYCCSSYSDGDAERIHAFVAEGGGLLMGGQAWYWASQNCGKAAVAKYPGNRILNRFGLSILGQRGQAAKYPPVGPGEHYHFRRALLLFSTQLQERRELTEPLKGWLPRLAQDCAAFLHIPAHDCPAYASLHRILTKVLKRSGIPQVSRHCPVKSNSKEAVLLCMATELSLTMTDCGALLQKSAAGVCALPVTVEIDGTNPGKTAWRSTGLYLPEGHTAVITCPCLVVGAGLKVQVGCHTDDLSQAKELKRAPVVIRTCDVACQKQSISCLWGGLIYIVVPAKSVLGNVPITVEGAVRAPFFKLGETCERQWEACIRHYPAPWAELAVENLILTVPSDSIHHMEDPRPLLTLWNEIMVAISKLAAIPAKFPRPERIVTDVQISCGWMHSGYPIMGHLDSTKEMLDVKHMKTTGLWGPIHELGHNQQQQAWEFPPHTTEATCNLWSVYVHEEVLGIPRHQAHQALRPQCRKERIKDYLKKGAQLKDWNVWTALETYLQLQEGFGWDPFTHLFSDYQKMSSIPKDNTSKMNLWAQKFSQQVNKNLAPFFTAWGWPIKKELSVELSSLPSWEQDPMRSYRP; from the exons ATGTTGGCCTTCTCTCCACCAGGCAGGAGTGTCCTGGAGATGAATCCCTGTGCAACCTATGAGCGGTTAGTGGATGGTGTCAGGCCGTGGGACTTCACTGGAGGTTTTGTTCCCTGTGAGCTGCTCCTTGTTGGAGAGGATGCCTACCCTGTGCTCCTGAGTGCTAAGAAGCAGGTCCTGATTGCTGTTTCACACTATGGGAAGGGCCACATGGTGGTCGTTTCCCACGAAGGAATCCTGAAGGACCCTAAGTTCTCCCAGTTCCTCAGAAATGCTGTGGAGTGGCTCAAGCCTTGCCCAGAGGCCCTGGTTGGGGTTCATCCTAAGTTGGATTCCCTGTCCCAGGTGCTGCTCGGGGCTGGCACCCGAGtgcaggcaggggcagagcccagcccctccATGGGGGTGTTCTGTATGGATGCCTATGACAGCTCCCAGGCCAAAGGCATTGTGGAATTTGTCAAAGGGGGTGGAGGGCTGCTCGTTGGAGGCCAAGCCTGGTACTGGGCGAGTCGACACGGCAAGGAGAAGGTGCTGTTCGAATTCCCTGGGAACCAGGTGACCAGTGTGGCTGGCGTGTACTTCACAGGGAACGCCGTGGAAAAAGGTGTCTTCAAAGTCGCCAAGAAGATTCCCAAGATCCCATTAGTTGTCCC GCACCAGGCCAACCTGAGCCTTGATGCCGAGTCTCTCCTGCGCGGTGTGTCGGAGCTGGATTTGACGACGGGGGGCATCCCCTCCACCTTGCTGGTGCACGGAGCCCTCTCCTTCCCGCTGTGCCTGGACAGCTCCCACCGCTGCCTCTTGGCTGCCGCACGCTACGGCCGCGGCCGCGTGCTGCTGGCGACCCACGAGAGCCAACTCTTCTCCCCAAAGCTGGCCAGATTCCTGCTCAATGCTGTCTCCTGGCTGGATGCCGGGAGGAAGGGGCTGGTGGGGGTGGATCCCCGCCTGAAGACGCTGTGCGGCCTCCTGTCTCAGGCAGAGGTGAAGTCGCAGGTGTCCCAGCTGGCAGGCGGCTTCAGCGTGTACTGCTGCTCTTCTTACAGCGACGGAGATGCCGAGAGGATCCACGCGTTCGTGGCAGAGGGAGGTGGCCTGCTTATGGGGGGCCAGGCCTGGTACTGGGCTTCCCAGAACTGTGGCAAAGCCGCTGTGGCAAAATATCCTGGCAACAGGATCCTGAACCGCTTTGGGCTGAGCATCCTGGGGCAGAGAGGCCAGGCAGCCAAGTACCCGCCCGTGGGCCCGGGGGAGCACTACCATTTCCGCAGGGCGCTCCTGCTCTTCAGCACGCAGCTGCAGGAGCGCCGGGAGCTCACGGAGCCCCTGAAGGGCTGGCTGCCCCGGCTGGCACAGGACTGCGCTGCCTTCCTGCACATCCCAGCCCACGACTGCCCGGCGTATGCTTCGCTCCACCGCATCCTGACCAAAGTGCTCAAGAGGAGTGGGATCCCGCAGGTCAGCAGGCACTGCCCGGTCAAGAGCAACTCCAAAGAGGCAGTGCTTCTCTGCATGGCGACCGAGCTGTCCCTCACCATGACAGACTGCGGGGCCCTGCTGCAGAAATCTGCTGCTGGGGTCTGTGCCCTCCCTGTCACTGTGGAAATTGATGGCACAAACCCAG GAAAGACAGCCTGGAGGAGCACAGGACTCTACCTCCCCGAAGGGCACACAGCAGTTATAACCTGCCCTTGCCTGGTGGTCGGTGCTGGTCTGAAG GTGCAGGTTGGGTGTCACACAGATGACCTCTCTCAAGCCAAGGAGCTGAAACGGGCACCAGTGGTAATACGAACCTGTGATGTTGCCTGCCAGAAACAATCCATTTCCTGCCTCTGGGGTGGCCTCATTTACATCGTGGTACCAGCAAAGAGTGTCCTGGGGAATGTGCCCATCACGGTGGAAGGGGCAGTCAGAGCTCCTTTCTTCAAGCTTG GGGAGACCTGTGAAAGGCAGTGGGAGGCCTGTATCCGGCACTACCCTgctccctgggcagagctggctgtggaGAATCTCATCCTGACAGTGCCATCTGACAGCATCCACCACATGGAGGACCCACGGCCGCTGCTGACCCTGTGGAACGAGATCATGGTGGCGATAAGCAAGTTGGCAGCCATACCAGCAAAATTCCCAAGGCCAGAGAGGATTGTAACAGATGTCCAGATCTCATGTG GCTGGATGCATTCTGGCTACCCCATCATGGGCCACCTGGATTCAACGAAGGAGATGTTAGATGTGAAGCATATGAAAACTACTGGTCTTTGGGGTCCCATCCATGAGCTGGGACACAATCAACAGCAGCAGGCATGGGAGTTTCCTCCTCACACCACAGAGGCCACATGCAACCTCTGGTCTGTCTATGTTCATGAGGAGGTGCTGGGCATTCCCAGGCATCAGGCCCACCAGGCACTCAGGCCACAGTGTCGGAAGGAAAGGATAAAAGACTATCTGAAGAAAGGTGCTCAGCTGAAGGACTGGAATGTGTGGACTGCTCTGGAGACATACCTGCAG TTGCAGGAAGGGTTTGGTTGGGACCCCTTCACCCACCTCTTCTCAGACTACCAGAAAATGTCCTCCATCCCAAAAGACAACACTTCTAAGATGAACTTGTGGGCACAGAAGTTTTCTCAGCAGGTGAATAAGAATTTGGCTCCATTCTTTACAGCCTGGGGATGGCCTATCAAGAAAGAGTTGTCTGTGGAACTGTCCTCTCTACCGAGCTGGGAACAGGACCCAATGAGATCCTATAGACCATAA
- the LOC116439410 gene encoding TRPM8 channel-associated factor 2-like isoform X2, with protein MNPCATYERLVDGVRPWDFTGGFVPCELLLVGEDAYPVLLSAKKQVLIAVSHYGKGHMVVVSHEGILKDPKFSQFLRNAVEWLKPCPEALVGVHPKLDSLSQVLLGAGTRVQAGAEPSPSMGVFCMDAYDSSQAKGIVEFVKGGGGLLVGGQAWYWASRHGKEKVLFEFPGNQVTSVAGVYFTGNAVEKGVFKVAKKIPKIPLVVPHQANLSLDAESLLRGVSELDLTTGGIPSTLLVHGALSFPLCLDSSHRCLLAAARYGRGRVLLATHESQLFSPKLARFLLNAVSWLDAGRKGLVGVDPRLKTLCGLLSQAEVKSQVSQLAGGFSVYCCSSYSDGDAERIHAFVAEGGGLLMGGQAWYWASQNCGKAAVAKYPGNRILNRFGLSILGQRGQAAKYPPVGPGEHYHFRRALLLFSTQLQERRELTEPLKGWLPRLAQDCAAFLHIPAHDCPAYASLHRILTKVLKRSGIPQVSRHCPVKSNSKEAVLLCMATELSLTMTDCGALLQKSAAGVCALPVTVEIDGTNPGKTAWRSTGLYLPEGHTAVITCPCLVVGAGLKVQVGCHTDDLSQAKELKRAPVVIRTCDVACQKQSISCLWGGLIYIVVPAKSVLGNVPITVEGAVRAPFFKLGETCERQWEACIRHYPAPWAELAVENLILTVPSDSIHHMEDPRPLLTLWNEIMVAISKLAAIPAKFPRPERIVTDVQISCGWMHSGYPIMGHLDSTKEMLDVKHMKTTGLWGPIHELGHNQQQQAWEFPPHTTEATCNLWSVYVHEEVLGIPRHQAHQALRPQCRKERIKDYLKKGAQLKDWNVWTALETYLQLQEGFGWDPFTHLFSDYQKMSSIPKDNTSKMNLWAQKFSQQVNKNLAPFFTAWGWPIKKELSVELSSLPSWEQDPMRSYRP; from the exons ATGAATCCCTGTGCAACCTATGAGCGGTTAGTGGATGGTGTCAGGCCGTGGGACTTCACTGGAGGTTTTGTTCCCTGTGAGCTGCTCCTTGTTGGAGAGGATGCCTACCCTGTGCTCCTGAGTGCTAAGAAGCAGGTCCTGATTGCTGTTTCACACTATGGGAAGGGCCACATGGTGGTCGTTTCCCACGAAGGAATCCTGAAGGACCCTAAGTTCTCCCAGTTCCTCAGAAATGCTGTGGAGTGGCTCAAGCCTTGCCCAGAGGCCCTGGTTGGGGTTCATCCTAAGTTGGATTCCCTGTCCCAGGTGCTGCTCGGGGCTGGCACCCGAGtgcaggcaggggcagagcccagcccctccATGGGGGTGTTCTGTATGGATGCCTATGACAGCTCCCAGGCCAAAGGCATTGTGGAATTTGTCAAAGGGGGTGGAGGGCTGCTCGTTGGAGGCCAAGCCTGGTACTGGGCGAGTCGACACGGCAAGGAGAAGGTGCTGTTCGAATTCCCTGGGAACCAGGTGACCAGTGTGGCTGGCGTGTACTTCACAGGGAACGCCGTGGAAAAAGGTGTCTTCAAAGTCGCCAAGAAGATTCCCAAGATCCCATTAGTTGTCCC GCACCAGGCCAACCTGAGCCTTGATGCCGAGTCTCTCCTGCGCGGTGTGTCGGAGCTGGATTTGACGACGGGGGGCATCCCCTCCACCTTGCTGGTGCACGGAGCCCTCTCCTTCCCGCTGTGCCTGGACAGCTCCCACCGCTGCCTCTTGGCTGCCGCACGCTACGGCCGCGGCCGCGTGCTGCTGGCGACCCACGAGAGCCAACTCTTCTCCCCAAAGCTGGCCAGATTCCTGCTCAATGCTGTCTCCTGGCTGGATGCCGGGAGGAAGGGGCTGGTGGGGGTGGATCCCCGCCTGAAGACGCTGTGCGGCCTCCTGTCTCAGGCAGAGGTGAAGTCGCAGGTGTCCCAGCTGGCAGGCGGCTTCAGCGTGTACTGCTGCTCTTCTTACAGCGACGGAGATGCCGAGAGGATCCACGCGTTCGTGGCAGAGGGAGGTGGCCTGCTTATGGGGGGCCAGGCCTGGTACTGGGCTTCCCAGAACTGTGGCAAAGCCGCTGTGGCAAAATATCCTGGCAACAGGATCCTGAACCGCTTTGGGCTGAGCATCCTGGGGCAGAGAGGCCAGGCAGCCAAGTACCCGCCCGTGGGCCCGGGGGAGCACTACCATTTCCGCAGGGCGCTCCTGCTCTTCAGCACGCAGCTGCAGGAGCGCCGGGAGCTCACGGAGCCCCTGAAGGGCTGGCTGCCCCGGCTGGCACAGGACTGCGCTGCCTTCCTGCACATCCCAGCCCACGACTGCCCGGCGTATGCTTCGCTCCACCGCATCCTGACCAAAGTGCTCAAGAGGAGTGGGATCCCGCAGGTCAGCAGGCACTGCCCGGTCAAGAGCAACTCCAAAGAGGCAGTGCTTCTCTGCATGGCGACCGAGCTGTCCCTCACCATGACAGACTGCGGGGCCCTGCTGCAGAAATCTGCTGCTGGGGTCTGTGCCCTCCCTGTCACTGTGGAAATTGATGGCACAAACCCAG GAAAGACAGCCTGGAGGAGCACAGGACTCTACCTCCCCGAAGGGCACACAGCAGTTATAACCTGCCCTTGCCTGGTGGTCGGTGCTGGTCTGAAG GTGCAGGTTGGGTGTCACACAGATGACCTCTCTCAAGCCAAGGAGCTGAAACGGGCACCAGTGGTAATACGAACCTGTGATGTTGCCTGCCAGAAACAATCCATTTCCTGCCTCTGGGGTGGCCTCATTTACATCGTGGTACCAGCAAAGAGTGTCCTGGGGAATGTGCCCATCACGGTGGAAGGGGCAGTCAGAGCTCCTTTCTTCAAGCTTG GGGAGACCTGTGAAAGGCAGTGGGAGGCCTGTATCCGGCACTACCCTgctccctgggcagagctggctgtggaGAATCTCATCCTGACAGTGCCATCTGACAGCATCCACCACATGGAGGACCCACGGCCGCTGCTGACCCTGTGGAACGAGATCATGGTGGCGATAAGCAAGTTGGCAGCCATACCAGCAAAATTCCCAAGGCCAGAGAGGATTGTAACAGATGTCCAGATCTCATGTG GCTGGATGCATTCTGGCTACCCCATCATGGGCCACCTGGATTCAACGAAGGAGATGTTAGATGTGAAGCATATGAAAACTACTGGTCTTTGGGGTCCCATCCATGAGCTGGGACACAATCAACAGCAGCAGGCATGGGAGTTTCCTCCTCACACCACAGAGGCCACATGCAACCTCTGGTCTGTCTATGTTCATGAGGAGGTGCTGGGCATTCCCAGGCATCAGGCCCACCAGGCACTCAGGCCACAGTGTCGGAAGGAAAGGATAAAAGACTATCTGAAGAAAGGTGCTCAGCTGAAGGACTGGAATGTGTGGACTGCTCTGGAGACATACCTGCAG TTGCAGGAAGGGTTTGGTTGGGACCCCTTCACCCACCTCTTCTCAGACTACCAGAAAATGTCCTCCATCCCAAAAGACAACACTTCTAAGATGAACTTGTGGGCACAGAAGTTTTCTCAGCAGGTGAATAAGAATTTGGCTCCATTCTTTACAGCCTGGGGATGGCCTATCAAGAAAGAGTTGTCTGTGGAACTGTCCTCTCTACCGAGCTGGGAACAGGACCCAATGAGATCCTATAGACCATAA
- the LOC116439412 gene encoding C-type lectin domain family 6 member A-like isoform X3, with translation MNHQGRVSPGTAAPAEERSCSWLNIWVFLTFALAIKAALMTICLVALLDGSYGQYKTLLQNSTEWYCVPSSSADKMEGWMCCPKGWRRFQRSCYFLSTDKMSWAESEQNCTGMGSQLVVINSKAEQDFLFNLAKETVTNVYETKYYIGLSAHKNGQWQWVDQTPYEKTATLLDNLLVSWKGLS, from the exons ccccagcagaagagagaagctgctcctggctgaaCATCTGGGTCTTCCTTACTTTTGCCCTTGCCATCAAAGCTGCCTTGATGACCATCTGCCTTG TGGCTTTACTTGATGGAAGCTACGGCCAGTACAAGACTCTCCTCCAGAACTCTACAGAGTGGTACTGTGTCCCCAGCAGTTCTGCAGACAAAA TGGAAGGCTGGATGTGCTGCCCAAAGGGCTGGAGAAGGTTTCAAAGAAGCTGCTATTTCCTGTCCACTGATAAGATGTCATGGGCTGAGAGTGAGCAGAACTGCACTGGGATGGGCTCCCAGCTGGTGGTGATCAACAGCAAGGCAGAGCAG GATTTCCTCTTCAACTTGGCAAAAGAAACAGTTACTAACGTCTATGAAACAAAATACTACATAGGCTTATCTGCTCACAAAAATGGGCAGTGGCAGTGGGTGGATCAGACTCCGTATGAAAAGACAGCCAC GCTTTTGGACAATCTGCTGGTTTCCTGGAAAGGCCTCAGCTGA
- the LOC116439412 gene encoding C-type lectin domain family 6 member A-like isoform X2, with protein sequence MNHQGRVSPGTAAPAEERSCSWLNIWVFLTFALAIKAALMTICLVALLDGSYGQYKTLLQNSTEWYCVPSSSADKMEGWMCCPKGWRRFQRSCYFLSTDKMSWAESEQNCTGMGSQLVVINSKAEQDFLFNLAKETVTNVYETKYYIGLSAHKNGQWQWVDQTPYEKTATWTYWPHPSCLSEQDLDVHHYLAH encoded by the exons ccccagcagaagagagaagctgctcctggctgaaCATCTGGGTCTTCCTTACTTTTGCCCTTGCCATCAAAGCTGCCTTGATGACCATCTGCCTTG TGGCTTTACTTGATGGAAGCTACGGCCAGTACAAGACTCTCCTCCAGAACTCTACAGAGTGGTACTGTGTCCCCAGCAGTTCTGCAGACAAAA TGGAAGGCTGGATGTGCTGCCCAAAGGGCTGGAGAAGGTTTCAAAGAAGCTGCTATTTCCTGTCCACTGATAAGATGTCATGGGCTGAGAGTGAGCAGAACTGCACTGGGATGGGCTCCCAGCTGGTGGTGATCAACAGCAAGGCAGAGCAG GATTTCCTCTTCAACTTGGCAAAAGAAACAGTTACTAACGTCTATGAAACAAAATACTACATAGGCTTATCTGCTCACAAAAATGGGCAGTGGCAGTGGGTGGATCAGACTCCGTATGAAAAGACAGCCAC GTGGACATATtggccacatcccagctgcctctCAGAACAAGACCTGGATGTTCACCACTACTTGGCACATTAA
- the LOC116439412 gene encoding C-type lectin domain family 6 member A-like isoform X1, whose amino-acid sequence MNHQGRVSPGTAAPAEERSCSWLNIWVFLTFALAIKAALMTICLVALLDGSYGQYKTLLQNSTEWYCVPSSSADKMEGWMCCPKGWRRFQRSCYFLSTDKMSWAESEQNCTGMGSQLVVINSKAEQDFLFNLAKETVTNVYETKYYIGLSAHKNGQWQWVDQTPYEKTATFWKPGEPNLLFAEKCAAIHVKGNMDPNTFSNWNNVLCFTNCYRICERAVKLL is encoded by the exons ccccagcagaagagagaagctgctcctggctgaaCATCTGGGTCTTCCTTACTTTTGCCCTTGCCATCAAAGCTGCCTTGATGACCATCTGCCTTG TGGCTTTACTTGATGGAAGCTACGGCCAGTACAAGACTCTCCTCCAGAACTCTACAGAGTGGTACTGTGTCCCCAGCAGTTCTGCAGACAAAA TGGAAGGCTGGATGTGCTGCCCAAAGGGCTGGAGAAGGTTTCAAAGAAGCTGCTATTTCCTGTCCACTGATAAGATGTCATGGGCTGAGAGTGAGCAGAACTGCACTGGGATGGGCTCCCAGCTGGTGGTGATCAACAGCAAGGCAGAGCAG GATTTCCTCTTCAACTTGGCAAAAGAAACAGTTACTAACGTCTATGAAACAAAATACTACATAGGCTTATCTGCTCACAAAAATGGGCAGTGGCAGTGGGTGGATCAGACTCCGTATGAAAAGACAGCCAC GTTTTGGAAGCCTGGGGAGCCCAATTTACtctttgcagaaaaatgtgCTGCAATTCATGTCAAGGGAAACATGGACCCCAACACTTTCAGTAACTGGAATAACGTCCTTTGCTTCACAAATTGCTATCGAATTTGTGAACGGGCAGTCAAACTTCTCTGA